A DNA window from Dendrosporobacter quercicolus contains the following coding sequences:
- a CDS encoding pyruvate, water dikinase regulatory protein, translated as MKLDQIKAPIVYILSDSIGETGEVVVKAAASQFATSHVDFRRVPFLETTRQIEEALIEAADAGGVVIYTLVRPDLKAYLEQKAHQLNLAAVDVMGPIIEALKQVTDLQPKNEPGVIRKIDEAYFSKVAAIEFAVKYDDGKEPRGLLKADIVIIGISRASKTPLCMYLAHKGIKAANLPLVPEIPPPAELYQVPAQRVVGLTIRPALLFEIRKERLKSMGLSPAADYASFERILHELEYADAIMCKIGCPIIDVTNKATEETAAKVLEFYYRGAGKNG; from the coding sequence TTGAAACTAGACCAGATAAAAGCCCCGATTGTTTATATTTTATCCGACTCAATCGGCGAAACCGGTGAAGTTGTGGTAAAAGCCGCCGCCAGCCAGTTTGCCACTAGCCATGTGGATTTTCGCCGCGTTCCCTTTCTAGAAACAACCAGACAGATTGAAGAAGCACTCATTGAAGCAGCCGATGCCGGCGGCGTTGTCATTTACACTTTGGTCCGCCCTGATCTGAAAGCCTATCTCGAACAAAAAGCTCATCAACTTAACCTGGCGGCGGTTGACGTCATGGGGCCAATTATTGAAGCCTTAAAACAAGTCACCGACTTGCAGCCCAAAAATGAACCGGGAGTAATCCGCAAGATCGACGAGGCCTATTTCAGTAAAGTGGCGGCAATTGAATTCGCCGTGAAATATGATGACGGCAAAGAGCCTCGCGGCTTGTTAAAGGCCGATATTGTCATTATCGGCATATCAAGAGCATCCAAAACGCCGCTATGCATGTATCTGGCGCATAAGGGCATTAAAGCCGCAAATTTGCCGCTGGTGCCGGAAATACCGCCGCCGGCTGAATTATACCAGGTTCCGGCGCAGAGAGTGGTTGGTCTTACCATCAGGCCGGCATTGCTGTTTGAAATCCGTAAAGAACGCCTAAAATCCATGGGCTTGTCGCCGGCTGCCGATTACGCAAGCTTTGAACGCATTCTACATGAACTGGAATATGCCGATGCCATTATGTGCAAAATCGGCTGCCCGATCATTGACGTCACCAATAAAGCAACTGAAGAGACTGCGGCCAAAGTACTGGAATTTTACTATAGAGGAGCTGGTAAAAATGGCTAA
- a CDS encoding helix-turn-helix transcriptional regulator, protein MDIELSPRQIIILEMVKQFGPITGTRIAEKLSLSRAALRSDLAILTMSGLLGARPRVGYYHTGKKPTELIAGIIGNIRVADVQSRPIVIRETCSVYDAIVAIFTEDVGTIVVVSDGGFIEGIISRKDLLKAAMGGKNINELPVTLAMTRMPNIILAAADEPILRAAKKLISHQVDSLPVVEMATVDQIEKFKVVGRITKTNITQLFVNLADS, encoded by the coding sequence ATTGATATCGAACTATCACCGAGACAAATAATCATTTTAGAAATGGTTAAACAGTTTGGCCCGATTACCGGAACCCGGATTGCCGAAAAATTATCCCTCAGCCGGGCCGCCCTCCGTTCTGATTTGGCCATTCTGACCATGTCCGGACTGCTGGGAGCCAGGCCCAGGGTTGGTTATTATCATACCGGCAAAAAGCCTACCGAACTTATCGCCGGCATTATCGGCAATATCCGCGTCGCTGATGTTCAATCCCGGCCTATTGTCATCCGGGAAACCTGTTCGGTTTATGACGCCATCGTGGCAATATTCACTGAAGACGTCGGCACCATTGTCGTCGTCTCCGACGGCGGCTTCATCGAAGGCATTATTTCACGTAAAGACCTCTTAAAAGCGGCCATGGGGGGCAAAAACATCAATGAGCTTCCGGTTACCCTGGCAATGACCAGAATGCCCAATATCATTCTGGCGGCAGCTGATGAGCCAATATTGAGAGCAGCCAAGAAACTCATCAGCCATCAAGTCGATTCCCTGCCGGTTGTCGAAATGGCAACCGTTGATCAGATAGAAAAATTCAAAGTAGTCGGCCGGATTACCAAAACCAATATAACCCAGTTATTCGTCAATCTGGCGGATAGCTAA
- a CDS encoding M48 family metallopeptidase codes for MLLRRVTGLLLLLLTTSAFFMPAASAGLISTKDEISIGRSVGKQLEEKYGVVDDPALQERVTRIGMNMVAVSDRSNLPYSFKVLNSKEINAMAAPGGYIYIFQGLVDYMQSDDELAGVIGHEIGHVVKRHTVRQMEKSLGLSLLFGVVFGDRGVMLQNLAYNAIMAGHSRSDEREADYLGFTHSFKAGYNPYSMLLGLYKLSELDQKYHYDLFSDHPEGKARIALVQKQLREAGIEPLVVLDEDGKTARVVDGEWQLPPIYATLNGYKPLLRAYFVAGNLYRLRELSDYSSDKYILDTDGTNFTVYYDDRKIITVTPEDAAAQSMSVQELANLHIDTLRNWQPKQLLDQNKIKK; via the coding sequence TTGCTGTTGCGCCGTGTAACCGGCTTGCTGTTGCTGTTGCTGACAACCAGTGCCTTTTTTATGCCGGCGGCAAGCGCCGGGTTGATCAGCACCAAAGATGAAATTTCCATTGGCCGCAGTGTCGGCAAGCAACTTGAGGAAAAATATGGCGTGGTTGACGATCCTGCCCTGCAGGAACGGGTGACGCGCATTGGAATGAATATGGTGGCCGTATCTGACCGCAGCAATTTACCTTATAGTTTTAAAGTGCTTAATTCCAAAGAGATTAATGCTATGGCTGCGCCAGGCGGATATATATACATATTCCAGGGATTAGTGGATTATATGCAGTCAGATGACGAACTGGCCGGGGTTATTGGCCATGAAATCGGGCATGTCGTTAAACGGCATACTGTCCGCCAGATGGAAAAAAGCCTGGGGCTTAGTCTTCTGTTTGGCGTGGTGTTTGGCGATCGCGGCGTCATGCTGCAAAACCTGGCGTATAATGCGATTATGGCCGGCCATAGCCGGTCTGATGAGCGTGAAGCCGATTATCTGGGATTTACGCACTCGTTCAAGGCCGGGTATAATCCCTATAGCATGCTGCTGGGGCTGTATAAATTATCCGAACTCGACCAGAAGTACCATTATGATTTGTTTTCAGACCATCCCGAAGGAAAGGCCAGAATTGCCCTGGTCCAAAAGCAGCTTCGTGAGGCCGGCATTGAACCGCTGGTCGTGCTGGATGAAGACGGCAAAACGGCCCGGGTGGTTGACGGCGAGTGGCAGCTGCCGCCTATTTATGCAACTTTAAACGGCTATAAGCCGCTGTTGCGGGCTTATTTTGTCGCCGGAAATTTATACAGGCTTAGGGAACTGTCCGATTATTCCAGCGACAAGTATATTCTGGATACCGACGGTACAAACTTTACCGTTTATTATGATGACCGGAAAATCATTACCGTAACGCCCGAAGACGCGGCAGCGCAAAGCATGAGCGTCCAGGAACTGGCTAATCTTCATATTGACACGCTGCGCAACTGGCAGCCCAAACAATTGCTTGACCAAAATAAAATAAAAAAATAA
- a CDS encoding 3D domain-containing protein, producing the protein MKPKRFYPHKDKKYRRVAAAFAGAALMSAALFTPLASAAKPPVEPVAAKPAKQNGLAKQVKVGKKAEQDLKAVQAVNRSDKTPGQAKQTKAVENSQAWSDAKQTLNATATAYAPGPHDNEQWGNKTYLGTQIRPGVIAVDPDVIPLGSKVYIELPNGDSMYAVAEDTGGAIKGNRIDIAKWSVAEAEDFGMKDVKVHILSRGTAK; encoded by the coding sequence ATGAAGCCTAAACGTTTTTATCCTCATAAAGATAAAAAATACCGCCGGGTGGCAGCAGCCTTTGCCGGGGCAGCGTTAATGTCGGCGGCCTTATTTACTCCGTTGGCCTCGGCCGCTAAACCTCCGGTTGAACCTGTCGCCGCTAAGCCTGCCAAACAAAACGGCCTGGCCAAACAAGTTAAAGTCGGCAAAAAAGCCGAACAGGATCTAAAAGCCGTACAGGCCGTCAACCGATCTGACAAAACGCCGGGCCAAGCCAAGCAGACTAAGGCCGTTGAAAACAGCCAGGCTTGGTCTGACGCCAAACAAACCCTGAACGCAACAGCCACTGCCTATGCCCCAGGCCCGCATGACAATGAGCAGTGGGGTAACAAAACGTATCTGGGTACCCAGATCCGGCCCGGCGTTATTGCTGTTGATCCCGACGTTATTCCGCTAGGCTCTAAGGTCTATATTGAATTGCCGAACGGCGACAGTATGTATGCCGTCGCTGAAGATACCGGCGGCGCAATCAAAGGCAACCGTATTGACATCGCCAAATGGTCGGTAGCTGAAGCCGAAGACTTTGGAATGAAGGATGTCAAAGTCCATATACTATCCCGGGGTACCGCCAAGTAG
- a CDS encoding glucose-1-phosphate adenylyltransferase has product MRKTECLAMILAGGQGSRLGTLTKKLAKPAVPFGGKYRIIDFPLSNCYNSGLNTVGILTQYQPLALHSYIGAGGAWNLDRKDGGVFVLPPYAGEKGAEWYKGTADAIYQNINFIEMINPSFVLVLSGDHIYTMDYSVLLDYHKTQKAEATIGVIEVPWTEAPRFGIMAAADNGRITQFQEKPVQPMSNRASMGIYMFNWKFLKRILEEDAKDLASSHDFGRTLIPKMLAGGHKLFAYPYAGYWKDVGTVESLWEANMDLLADHPALNLHDPAWPIYSVNPTRPPHYLAAGASVRCSLISEGAVIYGNVEHSVIFPGVQIGAGTSVRNSVIMSYTRIGENVEIDRALIGRRCVIDDNVRIGLEQQDVIVISEGDVIERDTKIGGLVPQQQVG; this is encoded by the coding sequence ATGAGAAAAACAGAGTGTTTGGCAATGATACTGGCAGGCGGTCAGGGCAGCAGGCTCGGAACATTAACGAAGAAACTGGCTAAGCCGGCGGTACCATTTGGCGGTAAATACCGGATTATTGATTTCCCTCTTAGCAATTGTTATAACTCGGGGTTAAATACAGTCGGAATTCTGACTCAGTATCAGCCGTTGGCGTTGCACAGTTATATTGGGGCCGGCGGAGCCTGGAATCTCGATAGGAAAGACGGCGGAGTTTTTGTGCTGCCGCCTTATGCCGGCGAAAAAGGCGCCGAGTGGTATAAAGGCACGGCGGATGCTATTTATCAAAATATCAATTTTATTGAGATGATTAATCCCAGCTTTGTATTAGTATTGTCAGGCGATCATATTTATACTATGGATTATTCAGTGCTGCTGGATTATCACAAAACCCAAAAGGCTGAGGCCACAATCGGCGTTATAGAAGTTCCCTGGACGGAAGCACCGCGTTTCGGTATTATGGCGGCGGCCGATAACGGGCGAATTACACAATTTCAGGAAAAGCCGGTTCAGCCGATGAGTAACCGGGCTTCCATGGGTATTTACATGTTTAACTGGAAGTTTCTCAAGCGGATTCTGGAAGAGGATGCCAAGGATCTGGCATCCAGCCATGATTTTGGCAGAACCCTTATCCCGAAAATGCTGGCAGGGGGACATAAATTATTCGCCTATCCTTACGCGGGTTACTGGAAAGATGTTGGCACAGTCGAAAGCTTGTGGGAAGCGAACATGGATTTGCTGGCAGATCATCCGGCGCTTAATTTGCATGACCCCGCCTGGCCGATTTATTCGGTTAACCCAACCAGACCGCCGCATTATCTTGCCGCCGGCGCCAGTGTCAGATGCTCGCTAATTAGTGAAGGCGCCGTCATTTATGGCAATGTTGAACATTCGGTTATTTTTCCCGGCGTTCAAATCGGCGCAGGGACCAGTGTGAGAAATTCAGTGATTATGTCCTATACCCGGATTGGCGAAAATGTAGAAATTGACCGGGCGCTGATTGGGCGGCGCTGCGTTATTGACGATAATGTCCGCATTGGTTTGGAGCAGCAGGATGTTATTGTTATTTCCGAAGGCGATGTCATTGAACGTGATACTAAAATTGGCGGGTTAGTCCCGCAACAACAGGTTGGCTAG
- the glgD gene encoding glucose-1-phosphate adenylyltransferase subunit GlgD produces MKRVMGIINLYESEAAIQEITGHRPLAAVPFAGRYRLIDFILSSMVNSGIQNVGILLKSKSRSLMDHLRSGKEWDLARKRDGLFILPSDGASAGAGKGQGDVESFQHHLDYIESSRQQYALVSGSHFVCNMNYRKVLQFHENTGADITIVYKELDPANDDFSGCTVLETASDGRVADLAVNPVRYSSSKVSLAMYLLRKELLIDLISGCYARGGVDLLKDGIIKNLAHLNVYGYPYCGFVARINSVGSYYRHNMELLRPDKWQELFVKSGLIYTKVKDAAPAKYQEQAQVSNVMIANGCVIEGSVENSVLFRDVRVHKGACIRNSIIMQKCQIGENAQIENVICDKDVVITTGKWLKGDQNYPLVIEKGTVI; encoded by the coding sequence ATGAAAAGAGTAATGGGGATAATCAATCTTTATGAAAGTGAAGCCGCCATTCAGGAAATTACCGGGCACAGGCCGCTGGCGGCGGTGCCTTTCGCCGGCCGGTACCGGCTGATTGATTTTATTTTATCCAGCATGGTCAACTCCGGCATTCAGAATGTAGGCATTTTACTAAAAAGCAAATCACGGTCGCTGATGGATCATTTACGTTCAGGCAAAGAGTGGGATTTAGCCCGCAAGCGCGACGGCCTGTTTATTTTACCTTCCGACGGCGCTTCAGCCGGAGCAGGAAAAGGCCAGGGCGATGTTGAAAGCTTTCAACATCATTTAGATTATATCGAAAGCAGCCGGCAACAGTATGCTCTGGTCAGCGGCAGCCATTTTGTCTGCAACATGAACTATCGCAAGGTGTTGCAGTTTCATGAAAACACCGGGGCGGATATTACTATTGTCTATAAAGAACTAGACCCTGCCAATGATGATTTTAGCGGCTGCACCGTGCTTGAAACAGCCAGTGACGGACGGGTTGCTGATTTGGCGGTTAATCCGGTCCGTTACAGCAGTTCGAAAGTTTCGCTCGCGATGTATTTGTTGAGAAAAGAGCTGTTGATTGATTTAATCAGCGGGTGCTATGCCAGGGGTGGTGTTGATCTTCTTAAAGACGGAATAATAAAAAATCTGGCTCATTTAAACGTTTATGGTTATCCGTACTGCGGGTTTGTAGCCCGGATCAATTCGGTAGGCAGTTATTACCGCCATAACATGGAGCTGCTCAGACCGGACAAATGGCAGGAGCTTTTTGTTAAATCAGGACTGATTTATACTAAGGTAAAAGATGCCGCTCCGGCCAAATATCAAGAGCAGGCTCAGGTAAGCAATGTGATGATCGCCAATGGTTGTGTTATTGAAGGAAGTGTCGAAAATAGCGTGCTGTTCAGAGATGTCAGGGTACATAAAGGCGCGTGTATTCGAAACAGCATTATTATGCAGAAATGTCAAATTGGCGAAAACGCACAGATTGAGAATGTAATCTGCGATAAGGACGTCGTTATTACAACCGGTAAATGGCTAAAGGGTGATCAAAATTATCCGCTCGTAATTGAGAAAGGGACAGTGATTTAA
- the glgA gene encoding glycogen synthase GlgA — translation MIKVLFAAAEAVPFIKTGGLGDVIGSLPKELVKQGLDVRVMLPLYRDIAEEYLDQLTVVHRLVVPVGWRRQPCDIAQLKHEGVTFYFVGNDYYFNRSGVYDHPDNAERFAFFCRAVLEALPKVEFQPDILHCHDWHTGMVSVLLRAHYAKLNFYSGIKTVFTIHNLEYQGNFAPDILGDMLDLGWEYFTPDRVEAAGQVSFLKGALNSADYLTTVSTSYAKEILAPEHGRNMDGLLRKRSGQLVGINNGIDYQQYNPRKNTMIYTSFDARSLRRRSENKRQLQQDLQLEQHLNIPLMGLVARLVDAKGIDLMIAALPDIMALNTQLTVLGTGEKRYQQFWEEAALRYPGRIAVNIGFDTRLAHRIYAGSDLFLMPSRYEPCGLSQLNALRYGSIPVVHATGGLKDTVQPYDSMTGEGTGFSFTEYTPSGLIAAIQQAIEVYNIPKAWNKLIRSAMKQDFSWQQPAGQYKELYRRVLV, via the coding sequence ATGATAAAAGTGTTGTTTGCTGCAGCCGAAGCTGTACCGTTTATTAAGACCGGCGGCTTGGGTGATGTAATTGGCTCTTTGCCGAAAGAACTGGTCAAACAGGGCCTGGATGTACGGGTGATGTTGCCGCTCTATCGGGATATTGCCGAGGAATACCTGGATCAACTGACGGTTGTCCACAGGCTGGTGGTGCCTGTGGGCTGGCGCCGTCAGCCTTGCGACATTGCTCAGCTTAAGCATGAAGGAGTTACTTTCTATTTTGTTGGCAACGACTATTATTTTAACCGCAGCGGCGTCTATGACCATCCTGACAATGCTGAAAGATTCGCATTTTTTTGCCGGGCTGTGCTTGAGGCTTTGCCGAAAGTGGAATTTCAGCCTGATATTCTGCATTGTCACGACTGGCATACGGGTATGGTCAGTGTGCTGCTCAGGGCTCATTATGCTAAGCTGAATTTTTATTCCGGCATAAAAACTGTCTTTACGATTCATAATCTTGAATACCAGGGCAATTTTGCGCCCGATATTTTGGGAGATATGCTTGATTTAGGCTGGGAATATTTTACGCCGGACAGGGTGGAAGCCGCAGGCCAGGTTAGCTTTTTAAAGGGGGCCTTGAATTCGGCCGATTATCTTACCACTGTCAGTACAAGTTATGCCAAGGAAATTTTAGCGCCGGAACATGGGCGAAATATGGACGGGCTGCTCAGAAAGCGTTCCGGCCAGCTTGTTGGCATAAACAACGGTATCGATTATCAGCAGTATAATCCCCGGAAAAATACCATGATTTACACCTCGTTTGATGCCCGTTCACTGCGCCGGCGCAGTGAAAACAAGCGGCAATTGCAGCAGGATTTGCAATTGGAACAACATTTAAACATACCGCTGATGGGTCTTGTGGCCCGGCTGGTCGATGCCAAGGGAATTGACCTAATGATAGCGGCATTGCCCGATATTATGGCCTTAAATACTCAACTGACAGTGCTGGGAACAGGCGAAAAGCGTTATCAGCAGTTTTGGGAAGAAGCTGCCCTGCGCTATCCGGGCCGCATCGCAGTCAATATTGGTTTTGACACCAGGCTGGCTCATCGCATTTATGCCGGGTCGGACCTGTTCTTAATGCCGTCGCGCTATGAGCCCTGCGGTTTGAGTCAGCTCAATGCCCTGCGCTATGGCAGTATTCCGGTAGTGCACGCTACCGGCGGCCTGAAGGATACTGTGCAGCCTTATGACAGCATGACTGGGGAAGGAACGGGGTTCAGCTTTACGGAATATACGCCGTCCGGCTTAATAGCGGCAATACAACAGGCAATCGAAGTATATAACATCCCCAAAGCGTGGAACAAATTAATCAGGTCGGCAATGAAACAGGATTTTAGCTGGCAACAGCCTGCCGGACAATATAAAGAGCTGTATCGGCGGGTTCTAGTCTAG
- a CDS encoding glycogen/starch/alpha-glucan phosphorylase gives MFTNKAEFKDAFINKLQTMCGKGLDEAGIHDCYIGLASLVRDCISRNWIQTNKQYRDQGEKQVYYFSIEFLLGKLLDCHLIHTGLRQICREGLHELGFDLEEVLAEEPDAGLGNGGLGRLAACFLDSMAALSLPGHGCGIRYRYGLFEQKIVNHHQVELPDHWLRDGYIWEFRKADKAVEVRFGGTVHCCKQGNGKLAFSQEDYESIKAVPYDIPVIGYGNNTVNTLRLWNAEPLQVDFDLSSFNHGDYLKAVQYKQAVERICKILYPDDSFYEGRLLRLKQQYFFVSAGLQSILRRFKRRKISIHALPSKVAVHINDTHPALAVPELMRLLLDEEGLGWEAAWQITTETISYTNHTIMPEALEKWPVEMFRTLLPRIYMIVEEINRRFCEHVWNRYADWDKVREMSIILDEQVHMARLAVVGSYSVNGVAQIHSDILRKHVMGSFYNFSPHKFNNKTNGITHRRWLLKANPELADLISQAISPGWIANPQELSNLMRYAADSGFQDQVAEIKRTKKNSLAHFITGKYGIKINLDSIFDIQIKRIHSYKRQILNALHIMDFYHRLKQDPDLPITPRTFIFAGKAAPGYFIAKQTIKLINRLSELINGDKTIRDKLKVVFLENYSVSLGELLFPAADVSEQISTASKEASGTGNMKFMMNGAVTVGTLDGANVEIRAAVGDDNIVIFGLRAEQVLDYYRYGGYNAWDIYNSDGRVKRVLEQLVDGFFSGEKEEFRLLYDYLLLNNDEFFVLKDFSDYAAAHVRLESKYNDQREWWKMSIANIAHSGKFSSDRTISEYAQGIWSIKPVIIP, from the coding sequence TTGTTCACAAATAAAGCAGAATTTAAAGATGCCTTTATCAATAAGCTGCAAACCATGTGCGGCAAGGGACTGGATGAAGCGGGCATTCATGATTGTTATATTGGCCTGGCCAGCCTGGTGCGCGACTGTATCAGCCGCAACTGGATTCAGACCAATAAGCAATACCGGGATCAGGGTGAAAAGCAGGTTTATTATTTTTCCATTGAATTTTTACTGGGAAAGCTGCTTGACTGTCATCTCATTCATACCGGGCTGCGGCAGATATGCCGTGAAGGCTTGCATGAGCTGGGCTTTGATCTCGAAGAAGTATTGGCCGAGGAGCCTGACGCCGGCTTGGGCAATGGCGGACTGGGACGGCTGGCCGCCTGTTTTTTGGATTCAATGGCGGCGCTGTCTCTGCCCGGTCATGGCTGCGGCATCCGGTACAGGTATGGGCTGTTTGAGCAAAAGATCGTCAATCACCATCAGGTTGAATTGCCTGATCACTGGTTGAGAGACGGCTATATCTGGGAATTCAGAAAAGCTGATAAAGCGGTTGAAGTACGATTTGGCGGCACCGTACACTGCTGTAAGCAAGGCAACGGCAAATTGGCGTTTAGTCAGGAAGACTATGAGAGTATTAAAGCTGTGCCGTATGATATTCCGGTCATTGGCTATGGCAATAATACCGTCAATACGCTGCGGCTTTGGAACGCCGAGCCCCTGCAGGTTGATTTTGATTTGTCCTCATTTAATCACGGCGACTACCTGAAAGCTGTGCAATATAAACAAGCAGTTGAACGCATTTGTAAAATTTTATATCCGGATGATAGTTTTTATGAAGGTCGGCTGCTTAGGTTAAAGCAGCAATACTTTTTTGTTTCAGCCGGCCTGCAAAGTATTTTGCGGCGCTTTAAGCGGCGTAAGATCAGTATTCATGCCTTGCCGAGCAAAGTGGCGGTGCATATTAACGATACGCATCCGGCGCTGGCTGTGCCGGAATTAATGCGGCTTTTGCTGGATGAGGAAGGTCTGGGCTGGGAGGCGGCCTGGCAGATCACGACGGAAACCATTTCTTATACCAATCATACAATTATGCCGGAGGCTCTGGAAAAGTGGCCGGTGGAAATGTTTCGAACATTATTGCCGCGCATTTATATGATTGTGGAAGAAATCAACCGGCGGTTTTGTGAGCATGTCTGGAACCGCTATGCTGACTGGGATAAAGTCCGCGAGATGTCAATTATTCTGGATGAACAAGTGCATATGGCGCGCCTGGCCGTGGTGGGAAGCTATAGTGTTAACGGAGTTGCCCAAATCCACTCCGACATTTTGCGCAAGCATGTCATGGGTAGTTTTTATAACTTTTCGCCACATAAATTCAACAATAAAACCAACGGAATTACGCACCGCCGCTGGCTGTTGAAAGCCAATCCCGAATTGGCGGACCTTATTTCCCAGGCTATTTCGCCAGGCTGGATCGCAAACCCTCAGGAACTGTCTAATTTGATGCGTTATGCCGCCGATTCAGGGTTTCAGGACCAGGTGGCTGAAATAAAACGAACCAAAAAAAACAGCCTTGCCCATTTTATTACCGGGAAATATGGAATAAAGATTAACCTTGATTCCATATTTGATATACAAATTAAGCGTATTCATTCATATAAACGTCAGATCCTGAATGCGCTGCATATTATGGATTTCTATCACCGGTTGAAGCAGGACCCCGATTTGCCGATAACGCCCCGCACCTTTATTTTCGCCGGTAAAGCGGCGCCTGGTTATTTTATTGCGAAGCAGACAATCAAGCTGATTAATCGTTTGTCGGAGTTGATTAACGGCGATAAAACCATCCGGGATAAGCTGAAAGTAGTGTTTTTGGAAAACTACAGTGTATCACTGGGCGAGCTGTTATTTCCGGCGGCCGATGTCAGCGAACAGATTTCTACCGCCAGCAAGGAAGCCTCGGGGACCGGCAATATGAAGTTTATGATGAACGGCGCTGTTACCGTGGGTACGCTGGATGGCGCTAATGTTGAAATCAGAGCGGCAGTTGGCGATGATAATATCGTCATCTTTGGTCTGCGGGCGGAGCAAGTGCTTGATTATTACCGCTACGGCGGTTACAACGCCTGGGATATTTACAATAGTGACGGCCGGGTAAAAAGGGTGCTGGAACAGCTGGTCGACGGATTTTTTTCCGGGGAGAAAGAAGAGTTCCGGCTGCTGTACGATTATTTACTGCTAAACAATGATGAGTTTTTTGTGCTTAAGGATTTTTCAGACTACGCTGCCGCGCATGTACGGCTGGAAAGTAAATACAATGATCAGCGGGAATGGTGGAAGATGAGCATTGCCAATATTGCTCATTCCGGCAAGTTTTCCAGTGACCGCACAATTAGTGAATATGCCCAAGGCATCTGGAGTATAAAACCGGTAATTATTCCCTAA
- a CDS encoding aspartate ammonia-lyase gives MRYEHDFLGEMSLPDNVYYGVQTLRAMENFKITRQKLDPVFIQALAMVKKAAAKANIATGRLDKTVGRTIVAAADEVIDGKLHDQFCVDPIQGGAGTSFNMNMNEVLANRALELIGDVKGNYERISPNNHVNMAQSTNDAFPTAVKVCAIRKGGLLITALSNLSAALDKKSREFNSILKMGRTHLQDAVPITLGQEFAAYAASVRRGAGRIDHALLSLRKVNMGATAVGTGLNAEPEYIREVVKQLSQIAGAPLTTAENLVDATNSTDAFADISGAMKITALSLIKIANDFRLMASGPRCGINELLLPARQPGSSIMPGKVNPVIPEVLNQTCYQVIGNDLAVTLGVENGQFELNVMEPVMAFNIFNSMTYLTNAVDTFNKLCVQNVQANTAQCQDWLEGSVGIVTALLPHIGYENASLIAKEAYNTGKPVRQIILSQGLLTKEDLDVILSPEEMTQPGIAGKSLLQEKGPLAQLA, from the coding sequence ATGCGTTATGAACACGATTTTTTAGGAGAAATGAGCCTGCCTGACAATGTATATTATGGCGTGCAAACCCTCCGGGCCATGGAGAACTTTAAAATTACCCGGCAAAAATTAGATCCGGTATTTATCCAAGCCTTAGCCATGGTGAAAAAAGCTGCCGCCAAGGCCAATATTGCCACAGGACGATTGGATAAAACCGTTGGCCGGACCATTGTTGCAGCGGCCGATGAAGTCATTGACGGCAAACTGCATGATCAGTTTTGCGTGGACCCAATCCAGGGAGGCGCCGGCACTTCCTTTAACATGAATATGAATGAAGTCCTAGCCAACCGTGCTTTAGAACTTATTGGCGACGTCAAAGGCAACTATGAACGCATCTCGCCAAACAATCATGTAAATATGGCTCAGTCAACCAATGATGCTTTCCCAACAGCCGTCAAAGTATGCGCTATCCGCAAAGGGGGCCTTCTCATAACCGCACTGTCCAATCTGTCGGCCGCGCTTGATAAAAAATCCCGGGAGTTTAACAGCATTTTAAAAATGGGACGGACCCACCTGCAGGATGCCGTCCCCATCACGCTGGGCCAGGAGTTTGCCGCTTACGCCGCTTCCGTCCGCCGGGGCGCCGGACGCATTGATCATGCCCTGCTAAGCCTGCGCAAGGTAAACATGGGAGCTACTGCCGTCGGCACAGGCTTAAATGCGGAACCTGAGTATATCAGGGAGGTGGTTAAACAATTATCGCAAATAGCCGGCGCACCATTGACAACAGCGGAAAACCTGGTTGATGCAACCAACAGCACCGATGCCTTTGCCGATATATCCGGCGCTATGAAAATAACGGCGCTGTCTTTAATAAAAATAGCCAATGACTTCCGTCTGATGGCCTCCGGCCCCCGCTGCGGAATCAATGAATTGCTGCTGCCGGCCCGTCAGCCCGGTTCATCCATTATGCCCGGTAAAGTCAATCCGGTTATTCCGGAAGTTCTAAATCAAACTTGTTATCAAGTAATTGGCAACGATTTGGCGGTTACCCTTGGCGTCGAAAATGGTCAGTTTGAATTAAATGTTATGGAACCCGTAATGGCTTTTAATATCTTTAATTCGATGACCTATTTGACCAATGCTGTTGATACCTTCAACAAATTATGCGTACAAAATGTGCAGGCCAATACCGCTCAGTGCCAAGACTGGCTGGAAGGCAGCGTTGGCATTGTTACTGCCCTGCTGCCTCATATCGGTTACGAAAATGCTTCCCTGATTGCCAAAGAGGCCTATAACACCGGCAAGCCGGTTCGGCAAATCATATTGAGCCAGGGGCTGCTGACCAAGGAAGACCTGGATGTTATTCTATCGCCGGAGGAAATGACCCAGCCGGGAATTGCCGGTAAATCATTGCTCCAGGAAAAAGGCCCGCTTGCCCAATTGGCCTGA